In Coriobacteriia bacterium, the following are encoded in one genomic region:
- a CDS encoding ammonia-forming cytochrome c nitrite reductase subunit c552: MNIARKAMTIVAAASFAGAAALIACHPAYSQAQEQADSPSNISASLPSEAAQYTAEDYADIFPDEVGSFMSGTSQAEDEDNGYVHSHATLAEHVEPMLPQPTSSMACIACKSTDFNALYAQEGKQAFATDATNYVGNGKYWDCGICHEGTPGGTLHPNLAFYQLIGKTTLSQVSTEEAVCGQCHNAVGRYGRSWLADYEGDIASIDPYRYGFDPDSLKQAFLEDGVQATHEEDTGADVFITQHPDIEIFQGSVHEKLGLTCVSCHMPTKTNEDGQEYTSHDASSTPLENEEALEFCLTCHKDQGVDNTDEMRTFIETAEADLGEKEQVVQDKIAQAQQLLAKATSEGGIDEETLEQAREQYATAKWYNVYAHGSAEKPGQKVAHNPAAERFYQEKAADLLDQAIASLDSLA; the protein is encoded by the coding sequence ATGAACATTGCCAGAAAAGCGATGACGATCGTGGCGGCGGCATCGTTCGCCGGCGCTGCAGCGCTTATCGCATGCCATCCTGCCTATAGCCAAGCGCAGGAGCAAGCAGATTCTCCCAGCAACATCTCCGCCAGCCTGCCAAGCGAAGCTGCACAGTACACCGCCGAGGACTATGCCGACATCTTCCCCGACGAGGTAGGCTCTTTCATGTCAGGAACCAGCCAGGCGGAAGATGAGGACAACGGCTATGTGCACTCGCACGCCACGCTGGCAGAGCACGTCGAGCCCATGCTGCCGCAGCCGACCTCGTCCATGGCGTGCATCGCCTGCAAATCGACCGACTTCAACGCACTTTACGCACAAGAGGGCAAGCAGGCGTTTGCCACCGATGCGACCAACTACGTCGGCAACGGCAAGTACTGGGACTGCGGCATATGCCATGAGGGCACACCGGGCGGCACGCTTCATCCGAACCTTGCGTTTTACCAGCTCATCGGCAAGACGACCCTGAGCCAGGTCAGCACGGAGGAGGCCGTGTGCGGCCAGTGCCATAACGCCGTTGGGCGCTATGGTCGCTCGTGGCTAGCGGATTACGAAGGCGATATCGCGAGCATCGACCCCTATCGCTACGGTTTCGATCCCGACTCGCTCAAGCAGGCCTTCCTTGAAGACGGCGTGCAAGCGACCCACGAGGAGGACACGGGCGCGGACGTGTTCATCACGCAGCACCCCGACATCGAGATCTTCCAGGGCAGCGTGCACGAAAAGCTGGGGCTCACCTGCGTGAGCTGCCACATGCCCACGAAAACGAACGAGGACGGTCAGGAGTACACCTCGCACGACGCGTCATCCACGCCGCTCGAGAACGAGGAGGCCCTGGAGTTCTGCCTCACCTGCCACAAGGACCAGGGCGTCGATAACACCGATGAGATGCGTACCTTCATCGAGACGGCCGAGGCCGATCTTGGCGAGAAGGAACAGGTTGTCCAGGATAAGATTGCCCAGGCCCAGCAACTGCTGGCCAAAGCTACCAGCGAGGGCGGTATAGACGAGGAGACGCTGGAGCAAGCGCGCGAGCAATACGCGACCGCCAAGTGGTACAACGTGTATGCCCACGGATCGGCCGAGAAGCCGGGACAGAAAGTCGCGCACAACCCCGCCGCCGAGCGCTTCTATCAGGAGAAGGCAGCAGATCTTCTCGACCAGGCGATTGCGTCCCTGGATTCGCTCGCCTAG
- a CDS encoding DUF364 domain-containing protein: MTGTDQPQCNPWALYDELIAGVPQDACVTDYGMGLHWSYVNAECGCGVAWTMRGGASGGHGSRGASDLRGRSLREVAELSKSWNFEQATLGVAALNAWYSRRELLDPMGAVYEEQRELAPSERKREAFHEFRPMMSGKKVTVIGHFPHVLDLAECCDELTVLERNCGQSDTPDPACEYVLPSQDMVFITGTTTMNKTLPRLLELSRNALTVMTGPSVVPAPVLFSYGVDVLAGSVVGDPEKTAFAVRNGRGMLFGEAIQMMRVVRPGLELPLAE; the protein is encoded by the coding sequence ATGACGGGGACCGATCAGCCGCAGTGCAATCCGTGGGCGCTGTACGACGAGCTCATCGCAGGGGTTCCGCAGGACGCGTGCGTTACCGACTACGGCATGGGCCTGCACTGGAGCTACGTGAACGCCGAGTGCGGGTGCGGCGTGGCGTGGACGATGCGAGGTGGCGCGTCGGGTGGTCACGGTTCTCGTGGCGCGAGCGATCTGCGCGGTCGCAGCCTGCGCGAGGTGGCGGAGCTCTCGAAGAGCTGGAACTTCGAGCAGGCGACGCTCGGTGTGGCAGCGCTCAACGCGTGGTACTCCCGTCGTGAGCTGCTCGACCCGATGGGTGCTGTCTACGAGGAACAGCGCGAGCTGGCTCCGTCCGAGCGCAAGCGCGAAGCGTTCCATGAGTTCCGCCCGATGATGTCCGGCAAGAAGGTTACGGTCATCGGTCATTTCCCGCATGTGCTTGACCTTGCCGAGTGCTGCGATGAGCTTACGGTGCTCGAGCGCAACTGCGGGCAGAGCGACACGCCCGACCCGGCGTGCGAGTATGTGCTGCCCTCCCAGGACATGGTGTTCATCACGGGCACGACGACGATGAACAAGACATTGCCTCGTCTGCTCGAGCTGTCGCGCAATGCGCTGACGGTCATGACCGGCCCGAGCGTCGTGCCCGCGCCGGTGCTGTTCTCCTACGGGGTTGACGTGCTGGCGGGCAGCGTCGTGGGCGATCCCGAGAAGACGGCGTTTGCGGTGCGCAACGGCCGTGGCATGCTGTTTGGCGAGGCCATTCAGATGATGCGCGTCGTGCGCCCTGGTCTGGAGCTGCCGCTCGCGGAGTAG
- a CDS encoding ABC transporter substrate-binding protein, whose amino-acid sequence MKAQARALPRLLAVVLTVALALAAFASSAGVAHAAEGDRTITDDAGREVTIPSVESLEKIYFTSPIGQIFCFTLAPELCAGTTMDFTEQELANLPEGTDKLPNLGTLSGGGELNPEAILAEGIQLIFSITSVEPGESDASFADDLQNQTGIPVVVLNGSFDTTAACYESLGELLGKQDEAKAMADYCTKVAEDVAAAVASVPEDERVSVYYAEGPDGLQTEPTSSTHALVFKLAGAENVAKDLEAEGGKGRTAVSLEQVLAWNPDVIVSWDDQRFEGGADELIRTDPNWSEIKAVKDGRVYTMVQTPFSWLDRPPAVNRFIGLQWLTNLLYPEAYDIDIVATTQEFYSMFYHRDLTEEQVIELLGNSYTPADGEAAASSVADEKQAA is encoded by the coding sequence ATGAAGGCTCAAGCACGTGCGCTGCCCAGGCTGCTCGCCGTCGTCCTGACGGTCGCGCTTGCCCTGGCCGCCTTCGCTTCGTCGGCAGGGGTCGCCCACGCCGCCGAGGGCGATCGCACCATCACCGATGACGCCGGACGCGAGGTCACGATCCCCAGCGTCGAGTCGCTCGAGAAGATCTACTTCACGAGCCCCATCGGCCAGATCTTCTGCTTCACGCTAGCGCCCGAGCTGTGCGCCGGCACGACGATGGACTTCACGGAGCAGGAGCTCGCCAACCTGCCCGAGGGCACGGACAAGCTGCCGAACCTCGGCACGCTGTCCGGCGGCGGCGAGCTAAACCCCGAGGCCATCCTCGCCGAGGGCATCCAGCTCATCTTCTCGATCACCTCAGTCGAGCCCGGCGAGTCCGACGCCTCGTTCGCTGACGACCTGCAGAACCAGACCGGCATCCCGGTCGTCGTCCTCAATGGCTCGTTCGACACGACGGCCGCCTGCTACGAGTCGCTCGGCGAGCTGCTCGGCAAGCAGGACGAGGCCAAGGCCATGGCTGACTACTGCACGAAGGTCGCCGAGGACGTCGCCGCGGCCGTGGCGAGCGTTCCCGAGGACGAGCGCGTGAGCGTGTACTACGCCGAGGGCCCCGACGGCCTGCAGACCGAGCCTACGTCCTCGACGCACGCCCTGGTCTTCAAGCTGGCCGGTGCCGAGAACGTCGCCAAAGATCTCGAGGCCGAGGGCGGCAAGGGCCGCACGGCCGTCTCGCTTGAGCAGGTTCTGGCCTGGAACCCCGACGTCATCGTCTCCTGGGACGACCAGCGCTTTGAGGGTGGCGCCGACGAGCTCATCCGCACCGACCCCAACTGGTCTGAGATCAAGGCCGTGAAGGACGGTCGCGTCTACACGATGGTTCAGACCCCGTTCTCCTGGCTTGACCGCCCGCCGGCAGTCAACCGCTTCATCGGCCTGCAGTGGCTGACGAACCTTCTGTATCCCGAGGCCTACGACATCGACATCGTGGCCACGACGCAGGAGTTCTACAGCATGTTCTATCACCGCGACCTCACGGAGGAGCAGGTTATCGAGCTCCTGGGCAACAGCTACACGCCCGCTGACGGCGAGGCAGCCGCGTCCAGCGTCGCTGACGAGAAGCAGGCCGCGTAG
- a CDS encoding iron ABC transporter permease produces MASAFDTPSADDLAERNIDRPVALWLKIAIPLGLLAIAVGSFAVGKYPITPVELVSTIWNTLFNPEAVDTRMQTALLNIRLPRVLVVMLVGAALASAGAAYQGMFKNPLVSPDLLGASAGASLGACAALLLNMPSAMVQLMAFAGGMIAVACVIWLNKIIHYDELLGLVLGGILISTLFQSGVSMVKFMADANDKLPAITFWLMGGFSRVDQNDLFAISLPMLGGFALLMLERWKLNAMSFGQEEAKSLGINVARVRLVVIFAATLIVSVSVAVSGIVGWVGLVIPHVARALVGPNYRALIPASMVIGAGYLLLVDDLCRMLLSLEIPVGILTSIIGVPFFVIIFKHNMKGW; encoded by the coding sequence ATGGCGTCGGCGTTCGATACGCCCAGTGCCGATGATCTCGCCGAGCGCAACATCGACCGGCCTGTCGCGCTGTGGTTGAAGATCGCTATCCCGCTCGGCCTGCTTGCCATCGCGGTGGGTTCGTTCGCCGTCGGCAAGTATCCCATTACGCCCGTCGAGCTTGTCTCGACGATTTGGAACACGCTGTTCAACCCCGAGGCCGTGGACACGCGCATGCAGACGGCGCTGCTCAACATCCGCCTGCCGCGCGTGCTCGTTGTCATGCTCGTCGGCGCCGCCCTCGCCTCTGCCGGTGCGGCATACCAGGGCATGTTCAAAAACCCGCTCGTTTCCCCCGATCTGCTCGGCGCCTCCGCGGGCGCGAGCCTGGGAGCATGCGCTGCGCTGCTGCTCAACATGCCGAGTGCGATGGTACAGCTCATGGCGTTTGCGGGTGGCATGATCGCCGTGGCGTGCGTCATCTGGCTCAACAAGATCATCCACTACGACGAGCTACTGGGCCTCGTGCTCGGCGGCATCCTCATCTCGACGCTGTTCCAGTCGGGTGTGTCCATGGTCAAGTTCATGGCCGATGCCAACGACAAGCTACCCGCCATCACGTTTTGGCTCATGGGCGGCTTCTCGCGCGTCGACCAGAACGACCTGTTCGCCATCTCGCTGCCCATGCTCGGCGGCTTTGCCCTGCTCATGCTCGAGCGATGGAAGCTCAACGCCATGAGCTTCGGCCAGGAGGAGGCCAAGAGCCTCGGCATCAACGTGGCGCGCGTCCGGCTCGTTGTCATATTCGCCGCGACGCTCATCGTGTCGGTGTCCGTGGCCGTGTCGGGCATCGTCGGCTGGGTCGGCCTCGTCATCCCGCATGTGGCGCGCGCCCTCGTGGGGCCGAACTACCGCGCGCTCATTCCTGCGTCCATGGTTATCGGTGCAGGCTACCTGCTGCTCGTCGACGACCTGTGCCGCATGCTGCTCAGCCTGGAGATACCGGTGGGCATTCTGACGTCGATCATCGGCGTGCCGTTCTTCGTCATCATCTTCAAGCACAACATGAAGGGGTGGTAG
- a CDS encoding ABC transporter ATP-binding protein, whose product MDATEDTILDVRDLSCGYDGATIIDRANFSMRSGSFACIIGANGCGKTTLLKTILGLLRPLGGGAYVRGVAVASMDDRQRARALAYIPQAHRPPFPFKVADVVLMGRTPHVGRFSAVSHADKRAAWDALCLLGIEDLAQSVYTRLSGGQQQLVLIARALAQQPELIVMDEPTASLDFGNQHMVLSRMRELSREGASVLMVTHDPHHAIYCADTVVVVKGGRVERVGTPGEIITGPVLRGIYGVPVDVVEAPLTDGGTRRVCVAL is encoded by the coding sequence ATGGATGCGACGGAGGACACCATTCTTGACGTCCGCGATCTGAGCTGCGGCTACGACGGAGCAACGATCATAGACCGCGCGAACTTCTCTATGCGCTCTGGAAGCTTTGCCTGCATCATCGGTGCGAACGGCTGCGGCAAGACGACGCTGCTCAAGACGATCCTCGGCCTGTTACGGCCTCTGGGTGGCGGCGCCTACGTGCGCGGCGTGGCCGTCGCCTCGATGGACGACCGCCAGCGCGCCCGGGCGCTCGCGTACATCCCGCAGGCACACCGGCCGCCGTTCCCGTTCAAGGTGGCCGACGTCGTGCTCATGGGGCGCACGCCTCACGTCGGCCGGTTCTCCGCCGTGTCGCACGCCGACAAGCGGGCGGCTTGGGACGCGCTGTGCCTGCTGGGCATCGAGGATCTGGCGCAGTCTGTCTACACGCGGCTGTCCGGCGGCCAGCAGCAGCTCGTGCTCATCGCGCGGGCGCTGGCGCAGCAGCCCGAGCTCATCGTCATGGACGAGCCCACGGCGAGCCTTGACTTCGGCAACCAGCACATGGTGCTGTCGCGGATGCGCGAGCTGTCTCGCGAGGGCGCGAGCGTGCTCATGGTGACGCACGACCCGCACCACGCCATCTACTGCGCCGACACGGTCGTTGTCGTGAAGGGCGGCCGGGTCGAGCGGGTCGGAACGCCGGGCGAGATCATAACCGGGCCGGTGCTGCGCGGCATTTATGGCGTCCCGGTCGACGTTGTGGAGGCGCCGCTGACGGACGGCGGCACGAGAAGGGTGTGCGTCGCGCTGTAA
- a CDS encoding ABC transporter substrate-binding protein: MASLLFANISRRSFAALAAAGVAGLGLGAHAFAAESAKKDAKAVASSAADKGASTSAAKDGATKTVTDCAGRTVEVPAQVNRVAELHPQAGQIVVRLAGADKLVCVDTVFSKAYLADSGTSSQNFDAQTLETLKALPVTNVFMKGADKEALVSYAPDVIFTLDGDGNADELQNTINIPVVCLAKSPVDKVLEAFKVAGEVLNNEADAQAMCDWWEAASQRIADDVADLAADERPTVMYCGKNGEPLQVPGKDTIFARNIVNAGCTNVTDELQDTGNESIDVSLEQVIGWDPDYIVCATQNVADAIMSNPDWASLKAVQNGTVIAPLRYAGFDGWFSVLGTDWLNAFVTRGGDAAYVDQLHQDMQDFFQIFYGTQLTDEQLEAVATA; this comes from the coding sequence ATGGCTTCCCTGCTTTTCGCGAACATTTCTCGTCGCTCGTTCGCCGCGCTTGCTGCTGCCGGCGTCGCTGGGCTGGGCCTGGGGGCTCACGCCTTTGCTGCTGAGTCGGCCAAGAAGGACGCCAAGGCTGTAGCTTCCTCGGCAGCTGACAAGGGCGCTTCTACTTCCGCCGCCAAGGACGGCGCCACGAAGACGGTCACGGACTGCGCTGGTCGTACGGTCGAGGTTCCCGCGCAGGTCAACCGCGTCGCTGAGCTGCATCCGCAGGCAGGTCAGATCGTCGTGCGCCTCGCCGGCGCCGACAAGCTCGTTTGCGTCGACACGGTGTTCTCGAAGGCGTATCTCGCTGACTCGGGTACGAGCTCGCAGAACTTTGACGCCCAGACGCTCGAGACGCTCAAGGCCCTGCCGGTTACGAATGTCTTCATGAAGGGCGCTGACAAGGAGGCCCTTGTCTCCTACGCTCCCGACGTCATCTTCACGCTCGATGGTGACGGCAACGCCGACGAGCTGCAGAACACGATCAACATCCCGGTCGTCTGCCTGGCCAAGTCGCCGGTCGACAAGGTGCTCGAGGCGTTCAAGGTTGCGGGCGAGGTGCTGAACAACGAAGCCGACGCCCAGGCCATGTGCGACTGGTGGGAGGCCGCCTCGCAGCGCATCGCTGATGACGTTGCCGACCTGGCCGCCGACGAGCGCCCGACGGTCATGTACTGTGGCAAGAACGGCGAGCCGCTGCAGGTGCCGGGTAAGGACACGATCTTTGCGCGCAACATCGTTAATGCCGGTTGCACGAATGTTACCGACGAGCTGCAGGACACGGGCAACGAGTCCATCGACGTGAGCCTCGAGCAGGTCATCGGCTGGGATCCCGACTACATCGTGTGTGCAACGCAGAATGTCGCCGACGCTATCATGTCCAACCCTGATTGGGCGTCGCTTAAGGCCGTCCAGAACGGCACCGTCATCGCGCCGCTGCGGTATGCCGGCTTTGATGGCTGGTTCAGCGTGCTGGGCACCGACTGGCTCAACGCGTTTGTGACGCGCGGTGGCGACGCGGCCTATGTCGACCAGCTGCACCAGGACATGCAGGACTTCTTCCAGATCTTCTACGGCACCCAGCTCACCGACGAGCAGCTCGAGGCCGTCGCGACGGCGTAG